Proteins from a genomic interval of Oceanispirochaeta crateris:
- a CDS encoding LysO family transporter, giving the protein MLTVIIIMILGMAAGYMLRKFKKLYNRLDKTVSYIIYLLLFLLGLSVGQNRMIINSFHIIGLKALLISAASVAGSILLAALVFHFFFKHDHVEALDDGGFSPEGDTGA; this is encoded by the coding sequence TTGCTTACGGTTATAATCATCATGATTCTGGGGATGGCTGCCGGTTATATGCTCAGAAAATTCAAAAAACTATATAACAGACTGGATAAGACCGTCAGTTATATCATTTATCTGCTGCTGTTTCTTTTGGGGCTTTCAGTCGGACAGAACCGGATGATCATCAATAGTTTTCATATTATAGGGTTAAAAGCACTCCTTATAAGCGCCGCATCTGTTGCCGGTTCAATACTGTTGGCTGCACTCGTCTTTCATTTCTTTTTTAAACATGACCATGTAGAGGCTTTGGATGATGGTGGCTTTTCACCAGAAGGTGATACCGGGGCATGA
- a CDS encoding lysine exporter LysO family protein, whose product MKNSLIILLFFVLGVGVGAWGEGGGWIPDAFDSLSTYVLYGLMGLVGFGIGGDTQALKVLKDTKLKIMLVPLSVVIGSLGGASLVYVFIKDLDLQEVLAISAGFGYYSLSSLFITELRGEVPGTIALLTNIMREIITLLMTPLFVRWAGPLGPIASGGATSMDTTLPIISLYSGKQYVMIALFSGIVLTVVVPFLVPFILSF is encoded by the coding sequence ATGAAAAACAGTTTGATTATTTTATTGTTTTTTGTGCTGGGTGTTGGTGTCGGTGCCTGGGGTGAAGGAGGAGGATGGATTCCTGACGCCTTTGACTCTTTGAGTACTTATGTCCTCTATGGTCTTATGGGCCTCGTTGGCTTTGGTATCGGGGGGGATACTCAGGCATTAAAGGTTTTGAAAGATACAAAGCTTAAGATCATGCTCGTGCCTCTCTCTGTGGTTATAGGTTCATTGGGAGGGGCTTCTCTCGTATATGTCTTTATAAAAGACCTGGACCTACAGGAAGTTCTGGCCATCAGTGCCGGGTTTGGCTATTATAGTTTATCCAGTCTGTTTATTACAGAATTAAGAGGCGAGGTACCCGGTACCATCGCGTTGCTCACCAATATTATGAGAGAAATTATAACCCTCCTTATGACACCTCTATTTGTTCGCTGGGCAGGCCCTTTGGGTCCTATTGCTTCCGGGGGAGCAACGAGCATGGATACAACACTGCCTATAATTTCTTTGTACTCGGGAAAGCAGTATGTCATGATCGCCCTGTTTAGCGGGATTGTTCTGACCGTGGTGGTTCCTTTTCTGGTTCCATTTATTTTGAGCTTTTAA